The genomic segment GCTGAACAGAGGATATAATGCTTTTCCACTATAGATTACTAGAATCAGAGGGCATACATTCAAACTTGGAGACAGTTTTTCAAGCCATATTTAAAAAGTActactttggccgggcgcggtggctcaagcctgtaatcccagcactttgggaggccgaggcgggtggatcacgaggtcaggagatcgagactatcctggctaacatggtgaaaccccgtctctactaaaaatacaaaaaactagccgggcgtggtggcgggcgcctgtagtctcagctacttgggaggctgaggcgggagaatggcgtgaacccgggaggcggagcttgcagtgagccgagatcacgccactgcactccagcctgggagacacagcgagactccgtctcaaaaaaaaaaaataaataaataaataaataaataaataaataaataaataaaaataaaaagtactacTTTATACAGCTACTTGGAGACTCCACTACATAGAATGAGGTATAACAGAAAGACCACTGGACTAGGGATTAGAGGATCATTGGGGTTGAAGTCTTGGCTCCTCGCTGACTAGCGAgacacttaatctctctgagcttagtttcttcatctataaaataggaataacatCTATTTCTTAGAGTTATAAAGATTAAagcaggcaaggtggctcacatttgtaatcccggcactttggaaggccaagaggACCACtagagcccagtagtttgagactggcctgggcaaaacagcaagaccctatctctacgaaACATTTTTTAAGTTAGTTGGGcctggtgacacgtgcctgtagtcccagctactcaggaggctgaggtgggaggattgctggagcctgggaagtggaggttgcagtgagccataatctcacaactgtactccagcctggacaacagagcaaaaccctgtctcaaaaaaaaaaaaagagtgtgtatGTGCTTGTGATACAAGTATTCAACATATATTATTTCCCTTCCCCATGCTGtttattcctatttatttatgacagtctggctctgtcacccaggctgtggagtgcagtggcaagatctcagctcacggcaacctcctgggcccaagccaccctcccacctcagcctcctgagtggctgggactgcaggtgtgccctgcctggttaatttttgtattttttgtagagatggggcttctccatgttgcccaggctggtttcaaactcctaagctcaagtgatctgctgcctcagcctctgaaattgctgagattacaggcgtgaaccactgcacctgccccGTCCCATATTTAAAGGAATATTGTACCTATGAAtcctttttaagttaaaaaattctgtaaaacttttttttttttttggccaggcagtggctcatgcctgtaatcccagcatttcgggaggccaaagtgagtggatcatttcagatcaggagttcaagaccagtgtggccaacatggtgaaaccccacctctactaaaaatacaaaaattagccgggcatggtggtgggcgcctatagtcccagttacttgggaggctgaggcaggagaatcacttgaacccgggaggtggaggttgcaatgagtcgagatcatgccacgtcactttttttgtttctttttttttgagacagggtcttgctctgtcgcccaggctgaagtgcagtggcgagatcgtgactcactgcaatctcgaccTCCctagctcaagcagtcctcccaccttagcctactGAGTAGACAGGACTgcctgccactatacccagctaatttttttgcgtAGACAGggtcctatgttgcccagggtggtctcaaactcctgggctcaaatgatcctcctgcctcagcctcccaaagtgttgggattataggtgtgagctgctgcatctggcctaaacttttttttgagtctcactttattgcccaggctgaagtgcagtggcgcaatcttcactgcaacctctgcctccctagtagctgggactacgggcgcatggcactacacctggctaatttttgtgttttggtagagatgggtttttggcatgttggccaggcttggtcttgaactcctggcctcaactgatccgtctgcctcggcctccccaagtgctgggattacaggcataagccactgcgcccagccctaaaaCTTATTTCTAAAGGACTAAATTTTCACACAATAAACTTTCCTATTATATCTGTACCTCATTTAACACTGTCTTCGGAAGTGTTTATTAACATCTAACATTTTACTGATAAATTAAGAAGGCATTTGAAGCTTAATCAGATTTACAAGGTTAAGAGTATATGGTCTACCAAATACTGggctataataatttattataatgaaCCTCCAGAGGGTTCAGATAAATTCATGGATTCCTTGTGATATGAATTAAAACATGTgcaaagccgggcatggtggtgcttgcctgtaatcctagaaattcaggaggccaaggcaggaagattgcttgaagccaggagttagaggctgcaatgagttatgatcatgccatttcactccagcctgagcaacagagcaagacccctgtcttgctaagataataataataataataataaaataagaggtTTGCAAAGTGTATCTTcctgccaggcacggtgactcacgcctgtaatcccaacactttgggaggctgaggtgggcggattacttgaagccaggagtttgagaccagcctggccaacatggtgaaacaccactgtctctacaaaaaactcaaaaattagctaggcatgatggcacatgcctataatcccagctacttaggaggctgagtcaggagaatcgcttgaaccgggaggtggaggttgcagtaagccaagattgcaccactgtactttagtctgggcaacagagcgagactctgcctcaggaaaaaataaaaaaaatttaaaaacccacaaaGTGTATCCTTAATCAAGCCTAGAAGGTAACATCCACCCTTCCCTATATAGGACATACCCTTGTGTACCAATGACAACGTCTCTCCAGCTGGAGAGTTCTTAACAGCTATACTTCGACAAACCAGTAAGGTGCATCACAAGTAACTTGTTACTGattaacattaaatgtatttatttaaaactatgaataatttgttttctaaattaaaactGTTTTAAGTTTCCAGAAGAGTactctttttattgtatttgagacagagtctcactctgttgcctaggctagagtgcagtagtgcaatcacagctcagtgcagcctcagcctcctgggttcgagatcttgccatcttggcctccagagtcactgggaccacaggtgcacacaattatgccggctaatttttgtattttttgtagagatggggtctcattatattgcctaggccagtctcaaactcctggacttaagcgatcctcccaccttggcctccctaagtgttgggattatgggcatgagccaccgcactcggcttGAAGAGTACTCTCATTTATACTTCTGATAAGCTTTCTGatggaagagaaaggaattttTAGGCACAAAGCAGGAAATGGACAGAACCTTGGGTATACTTTCAGGGGCatgaaaaaatgtaattattacttATATGtatcatagaagaaaaaaataaggtttaTAATAGTTGGTTTGGAAAACTAGAGAGAACACAGCATTTCTTATGGCTGATGGGAGAAGATGGAATTAACACCAGGTTGATATTAGTTGACAACAAATATCAGAGTGCTTGCTCTGTGCTCTAGTTAATGTGTCAGATTTCATAGAGATTTTTGGTACAAGAAAGCTTTGTGGAATATATGCATTCTATGTGTCAGGCTTAGTGCAAGGtattattaggaaaaaaagacttaaaatagaAACTATAGCTATATTAGATCAGATTGACACTTGGGAAAGATAGCTTATAGACCCAGTTTTGCCATTAAATATAGAACTTCATGAAGTTCTGTGGCTTTTCTGgccctcagcttcttcatctataaaatgggcagaGGTGAACCAGACAACCTCTAAGGTTCCTTTAGattctaaactttttaaaacctttgaaatgtttattcaggtctTCTTTCCTTGAGGTGTTCCTGGGAGATATTCCATTTGAAACCCTGAGACAACCACACCTCAGGATCAGGGTATTTAAGAATTTTccgctaggcgcagtggctcacacctgtaatcccagcacttggggaggctgaggtgggtgaccacgaggtcaggagatcgagaccatcctggctaacatggtgaaaccccgcctctactgaaaatacaaaaaaattagctggtgcgggccaggcacggtggctcaagcctataatcccagtactttgggaggccaaggcgggtggatcacgacatcaggagattgagaccatcctggctaacacggtgaaatcccgtctctactaaaaatacaaaaaattggctggatgtggtggtaggtgcctatagtcccagctactcaggaggctgaggcaggagaatggcgtgaacccaggaggtgaagcttgcagtgagccgagatcacgccactgccctccagcctgggcgacagagtaagactcggtctcacaaaaaaaaaaattagctggtgcggtggcgggtgcctatagtcccagctactcgggaggctgagtcaggataatggtgtgaacctgggaggtggagcttgcagtgagccgagattgcgccactgcacgccagcctaggcgatagagcaggactctgtcttagaaaaaaaaaaaaggaaaagaaaaaaagaagtttccaAAAGAAGGTATCTTTTAGGTTTTTCATCCCTATGCCCCAGTCTAGAATCTCTACACACAGAAGTGTGGACAGACTTATAGTCTAGATTGACAATGGCTAGTGATAGAGATAAGAAAGATATACTTTATTATTGCCACTGACATCAAATTTAAAAGCTTAGGCTGGCAAGCAAGGCCTCTCATTAAACAACATTCCTTACCTCGTCTGTCCCTATCCGAAAAAGCCCTTACTTTTCAGCTGAGTTGGTCACatccattttccccttcctgtCTCTGTTCTTGCTGGTCCCTCCATCTggatggggagggaaggaagaataaTGCATGTCCATTATTTCCTTCAAGACCAAGCTCTGTCTTACTTTATGTTTCAACAGCCATGAACACAAAGGATTTCTAGAATTCTATACTACCATACGCTTATATTCCCCTGCTTCCTCATGGAGGTTCCTCTCTTCTCCAAAATTAGACCTTAAAGACATGGTATTGAGTGGGCACTGACTGAAAGCTTATCTAGTTTATGAGTGGAATGGAAtttcaaaagatagaaaaattaaagGTTCAGGCCTCTCCTACCTTTATCCTGTGTCAATCCCaaaactcttctttctcctccattaTCTTTCCTGTCTATAACTCCTTATCTTCAAGCTTAATGTAAGGGCAATTCCGGGCATGAAAAGACAACACAGTTTGTActtttggtttcatattttttcagttcatttcagtaaaaacataatatataaaaggCATTGCCACCATTTTCCCCTCCTGGGGGTGATCCATCAAGCCAGTGTGGGCTGCTCCAGTGGTTCATAGCTCATCATGCGATATGTGCAGGGCATGGTCACAAAGATCTGCAAATGGCAaacaatttaaaggaaaatgccaCTCTCATATTGATATGTGCCAGTATTGAGAAAATTTCCCAGACCAAGctgacacaaacacacaccaaccACCATTCTGCAGAATATATGCTTATAAATGATAAAACATCCCCACTGCCCTCTCACCTGTATCTCAGGGTCAAGGGGACACAAATTCTGAAAGCTGACAGAAAATGGGTAGGAACACCCCAAGTCTCTAAGCCAAGGGAAATGGAAGACAGCTCTTGAGCTAATACCAGAGGTTTCTGGGATGGGGGTGTATGGGTGAGTTAGGGAATATCAGGTTCCACAGAGCTACTAGAACAGGAGATAAAGTGGGGGCAGCTTACCTGTTCGCTTACTGCAAAGTTTGTCTTTAACATTGTCAGCCTCTCGGGAAAAGAATTCAATGAGTTCATCCTCGTATTCCTCCACAATGCTCTCACACTGCCAACCCAAGGGAGAAATGGGTGACACAGGGCAATAAAAGGCCTCTTGCCTTCACTTCCAAAGAGGAGGACAAGGATATCAGCCTAACTTTCTAATTGGTTCTCCAACAACCCCTTAATGTCCAAGAACCAGCTACTGATTCCCATAGCTCACCGCAAACTTGAGGGTGCCACTGATATCTGAGTCAATTCGGATGCCTTGTAGGTCCAGTTCATTGGATTCTCCATTCCGGCCCACTACACGTACATAGTTCTTGCGATGGGTGGAAGGATCAATCTGTTCCCCATACTCCTTCATCCGGTCACATATCTCCTCCAGCAGCTCTGTGAGGTGGGCCTCTGAGCGGGCATAAGGCACCTAGAAATGTCCTCAGCCTTGGGTCACTCTCTTCTACCTCTGTACATTAGTAATTTATATCCTTACTTTTCTTTCCAAATCTAGCTCTAACAACCTATTCTAAAAAGCTTTCCctaattgattttaatttttaattagttttttttttttttttttttttttttttatgagatggggttttgctcttgtttcccaggctagagcacaatgttgcaatcttcgctcactgcaacctccgcctcctgggttcaagtgattctcctgcctcagcctcctgagtagctgggattccagacatgcaccactacacccagctaacttttgtatttttagtagagatggggtttctccatgttggtcaggctggtctcaaactccagacctcaggtgatctgcccgcttcagcatcccaaagtgctgggattatagatgtgagccactgtgcccggcctagtgTAGTTTTTAATTAGTACAGTTTACTTGATAGtttcaaagtacttttttttttttttttgagacaggcctcactgcattgcccaggctagagtgcagtggtgtgatgactGAGGCTCACTACAGCTTGgatttcccaggctcaggtgatcctcccacctcagcctctcacaggTGCGCCCCACCAGgctcagctacttttttgtattttttttgtagagagttttgccatgttgcccaggctggtctcgaactcctgcactcaagtgatctgcctgcctcagtctcccagagtgctgggattacaggtatgagccactgtacttggcagtagtttcaaatatatgatttgatTTTACCTCAttgtacaattcttttttttttttagagatggagtttcactcttgttgcccaggctggagtgcaatggtgcaatcttggctcactgcaacctccacctcccgggttcaagtgatttctcctgcctcagcctcccgagtagttgggattacaggcatgtgccaccacgcccagctaattttgtatttttagtagagacggggtttctccatgttggtcaggctggtctcaaactcctgacttcaggtaatccacccacctcggcctcccaaagtgctgggattacaggcatgagccaccgtgcccggcactTCATTGTACAATTCTAAGAAACAAGACGGTTAACATTAGCTCCAAgttataaacagaattttttgATTAACCCTGATCAACTTATACTTTTAATTTCTATAgatgaagacaattttttttttttaattatactttaagttctaggatacatgtgcagaacgtgcaggtttgttacctaggtatacatgtgccatggtggtttgctgcacctatcaacctgtcatctacattaggtatttctcctaatgctatccctcccctagccccccagaCACCAACAGgacctgatgtgtgatgttcccctccctgtgtccatgtgttctcattaatatacatatatttttggccaggcacggtggctcacgcctgtaatcccagcactttgggaggccgaggagggtggatcacctgaggtcaggagtttgagaccattctgaccaacatggaaaaaccctgtctctactaaaaatacaaaattagccaggcatggtggtgcatgcctgtaatcccagctacttgggaggctgaggcaggagaaacacttgaatccgggaagcagaggttgcagtgagccaagatcgtgtcattgcactctatcctgggcaacaagagcgaaactctgactgaaaaataataataataataatttttaaaaattgagactaATATCCTCAGTAAGCACAGTATTAAAGAGGTAGTGTAGGCTCTGTGGACAACAGCTATTAAGGtaccataatcttttttttttcccaagacagagttttgctcttgtcaacCAGAATGGAGTGCAGAGGGGTgttcctggctcactgcaacctccgcctcctgggttcaattgattctcctgcctcagcctcccgagtagctgggactataggcatgcgccaccgcgcctggctaattttttgtatttttagtagagatgaagtttcaccatgttggccaggctggtctcaaacttctaacctcaggtgatctgcctggctcagtctcccaaagtgctgggttttgttttttttttttgagacagggttttgctgtgtttcccaggttggagtgcagtggcacgatcacggcttactgcagccttgacctcttgagcttaagtgatcctctaggctcaagtgatcctcccacctcagccttccaagtagcggtcactacaggcacatgccaccatgcactgttaacttttgcatttctttgtagagatggtgttttgccatgatgcccaggctagcACCATAATCTTAACATTGCCTTATATATTACTTATTAGATACAcctttgtgtacatgtgtgttgtTTTCGACTAAAATTTCCTAATTATGATAAAACCTTTTattcttagttttcattttttattttgagctcTGATTCAGATTTTGAATGGACGTTTGTATGTATACCACAGTGCTACAGTAAAAACGAGTCATGTGGATGTGGAAAAGGGGGCTGATCAGGACTCCCTGTTTGCTAACAAATTCTACAGCAGAAACAAAGTATTAAGGTTTGGAGCCAGGAAGCAAGTGCATGGGGAATAAGCCTGCAGCCTCTTCCAAATGAGACAGAGCCAAATCTTTTAGATATCCCTGagtctattttcttcatttctattaaaCTAAGGTCCTTTTTAAGCAGTCGAATTGTCATCCAAAGCCAGAGTGAGCTACTTTGTTTGGGGGAACAGTAACAGTTACCTCCACCACTGACTGGCTGCCATCTGGATTGATCCGGAAAGATCCCATCTGAATAGTCTTCTTGGGGTCCACCTGGGCAATTTCCCATTCTAGTTCATCCACCAGAGCCCTGCACGCTGGTGGAAGAGGAGAGAATGGGAGCAGGGGAGAGGGTGGGGGTAGGGTGTGAGAATGGGATCAACCCAGGATttccattcctccttctcccaggccTTGGATCTCATGCCCTCCCAAGGCTCTGCTTCCTCCACTTCTTTTTCCTGTTGTGCCTTTACCTCCACAGTGGAGATCCTGGCTCCTCCGAGCCCAGGCGGTTCCCAGCAGGGCCCCCAGAAGCAGGGCCAGCCAACCCCAGCCTTTCATCTTTAGCGTAATGGGGTCGCTCCACCTGGGTTTGTGTGGGAATAAAACAAGTGTGAGAA from the Macaca thibetana thibetana isolate TM-01 chromosome 11, ASM2454274v1, whole genome shotgun sequence genome contains:
- the CNPY2 gene encoding protein canopy homolog 2 → MKGWGWLALLLGALLGTAWARRSQDLHCGACRALVDELEWEIAQVDPKKTIQMGSFRINPDGSQSVVEVPYARSEAHLTELLEEICDRMKEYGEQIDPSTHRKNYVRVVGRNGESNELDLQGIRIDSDISGTLKFACESIVEEYEDELIEFFSREADNVKDKLCSKRTDLCDHALHISHDEL